A single window of Nicotiana tomentosiformis chromosome 1, ASM39032v3, whole genome shotgun sequence DNA harbors:
- the LOC104088701 gene encoding probable pectinesterase/pectinesterase inhibitor 41, with translation MFMSKAMAKNSNFFFVHFTLFCTTLFLLIPILFSQSFAADVPPNTPVPPSVICKSTPYPSFCRSSVLPPTGSPNENVYGYGRKSVRKSLSSARKFLSLIQKYLRKSKQLTITAVRALEDCHFLAGLNMDYLSSSFKTVNVTSKILPVLEADDVQTMLSAILTNTQTCLDGLQATSSAWSVRNGLVAPLSNDTKLYSVSLALFTKGWVPKKKNGPKIRQPRQKQLFKNGQLSFQMSARNQAILETVSRRKLLQEDENNDQVNVSDIVIVNQDGSGNFTTINDAVAAAPNNTKIDAGYFLIYITEGVYEEYVAIAKNKKYLMMIGDGINRTIITGNHSFVDGWTTFNSSTFSVVGLGFVAVDITFQNTAGAIKHQAVAVRNGADLSTFYSCSFEAYQDTLYVHSLRQFYRECDIYGTVDFIFGNAAAVFQNCNLYPRLPLPNQFNAITAQGRTDINQNTGISIHNCTIRPADDLAISNSSTKTYLGRPWKEYSRTIYMQSYMDGFIHPSGWHDWSGDFALNTSYYAEFNNTGPGSNTTGRVTWPAIQILNATDAANFTVSGFLVGDDWLPLTGVPYFNSLL, from the exons CTCCTTATCCTTCCTTCTGTAGATCATCGGTGCTTCCACCTACAGGGAGTCCCAATGAAAATGTCTATGGCTACGGTCGAAAATCTGTCCGAAAATCATTATCTTCAGCTCGTAAATTCTTGTCCCTTATCCAAAAATACCTTCGAAAATCCAAACAATTAACAATCACTGCTGTCCGTGCACTAGAGGATTGCCATTTTCTAGCAGGGCTTAACATGGATTACTTGTCAAGTTCTTTTAAAACTGTTAACGTGACATCCAAAATTCTCCCAGTTTTAGAAGCTGACGATGTGCAAACAATGCTCAGTGCAATTTTAACAAACACACAAACTTGTTTAGATGGACTTCAAGCAACATCCTCTGCTTGGAGTGTTAGAAATGGCCTAGTAGCTCCACTTTCAAATGACACTAAACTTTATAGTGTTTCTTTAGCTTTGTTCACAAAAGGGTGGGTaccaaagaagaaaaatgggccGAAAATTCGTCAACCTAGACAAAAACAGCTGTTCAAAAATGGCCAATTGTCGTTCCAAATGTCGGCACGAAACCAAGCAATTTTGGAAACAGTAAGCAGGAGAAAGCTTTTGCAAGAGGATGAAAATAATGACCAAGTTAACGTGAGTGACATTGTGATTGTCAATCAAGATGGAAGTGGGAATTTCACTACCATTAATGATGCAGTGGCGGCTGCACCAAATAATACCAAGATTGATGCAGGGTATTTCCTTATATACATAACAGAAGGTGTGTACGAGGAGTATGTTGCCATTGCGAAGAACAAGAAGTATTTGATGATGATTGGTGATGGCATCAATCGAACCATCATTACAGGCAATCATAGCTTTGTTGATGGATGGACAACATTCAACTCTTCCACATTTT CTGTGGTTGGTCTAGGATTTGTTGCAGTTGACATTACGTTCCAAAACACAGCAGGAGCAATCAAGCATCAAGCAGTTGCAGTCCGAAACGGTGCTGATTTATCCACATTCTATAGCTGCAGCTTTGAGGCATACCAAGACACATTATACGTACACTCTCTTAGGCAATTTTACAGAGAGTGTGACATATATGGCACAGTCGATTTCATATTTGGTAATGCAGCTGCTGTTTTCCAGAATTGCAACTTGTATCCACGTCTCCCTTTGCCCAATCAGTTCAATGCAATAACAGCTCAAGGCAGAACAGACATAAATCAAAACACTGGAATTTCAATCCATAATTGCACAATTAGACCTGCAGATGATTTGGCAATTAGCAATAGTAGCACTAAAACATATCTTGGTAGGCCATGGAAGGAGTATTCGAGGACGATTTATATGCAATCTTATATGGATGGTTTTATTCACCCATCAGGTTGGCATGATTGGTCTGGAGATTTCGCGCTAAACACGTCTTATTATGCAGAGTTTAATAACACTGGACCGGGATCAAATACAACAGGCAGAGTTACATGGCCTGCAATCCAAATTTTAAATGCTACTGATGCTGCTAATTTTACAGTATCTGGTTTTCTAGTTGGAGATGATTGGTTGCCACTGACTGGTGTGCCATACTTCAATAGTTTACTGTAA